In Mycoplasma feriruminatoris, the sequence TTGGCTTATATAAAATAAAAAGTGTTTATAAACTAGTTTTTAATAAAATTTAATTTAATGATATTAAACAAAAAAGCAGCTTATGCTGCTTTGTAATTTAAAGCTATAATTCTATTAATTTTTCAATAAGGATTATTTTTATTTTTTAATAGTCTAACTTCAAATCTGTTTCCTAATTGTTTTGATCTATTAGTATTTGAAACTTTTAATCTTATTAATTCATAATTAATTTCATTGTCATTACTATTAAGTTCTTTAGTAGATCAAGCGTTTTTATTATAATATTGTTCAGCTATTTGTTCTTCTCGTTTTTTAAGTTCTATATCTTTTTTATCTAAAAAGTAATTAAAGACATTTAAAATACCAACTGCATCTTTTTTATTTTCAATTGATAAATTATAGTTAGGATCATTTGAAGTTAAACCACCAAATAAAGTACCAATCACATAACCAATAGAATCTTTTAAATATGAAGATTTATCAGGATTAATTCCTAATAACATATGTAGTGGTGAATAAGATAAATCATCTTTTAGTTTAGATCTATATAGACTAACAGGTTTATTTGATCCATTGATATAAAGTTCAATTTTATCTCAATTATAATAAGATTCTCTAGGTCTATATTTGATTGCATTAGCTCCAGTATCACTACTATTATCGTGAGTATCAAAACCATAAGCTAATGCTTTTAATACAGTTTTAGTTTGATCTTTTTTTGGATCATAATCAAATAAGAAGTTAAGATCGCTTTGTTCTTTTTTATAACGAACACTAACTCTTATTGTTAAAGCTGAAAGAATTTTTCCTAAACTTGAAATGTTAATAGCAACAATTTTATCAGGATTTTTAGATGAATACTCACTTAGGTATTTACCTAAAGTTTCTAGAAGTTGAGTAATAGTTTGATTGTTCATTTTTTCTAATCCAAAATGTTTTAATAACAACTCTGGAATAGTTATTTTAATATCTCTAATTTTTGAAATGTTTTTAAATTTTTCGATTTTTTGAGATACATTTTTTATTTTCAACATTCATTTATTTTTAATTTCATCTAGTGATTCTAATTTCTCATTTTTAGTAGCTATTCTAATTAAAGGTAGAAAAGGATTATCTTTATTTTTAGAGTCTTGAAGAACAAAATCAATTCACTTTTCAGCAATATCTGTTGTAACATCTCCACTATATAAACTATCTAATAAATTAACTTTTATTTTTCTTGGTTTTTCATATAGTTTTAAATGATTGATTAGTTTTTCTAGATATGATGAAAATTCAGTTTTTACATTTTCTTCTTTAGATATAAATTTATATTTTTGAAGAGTTTGAGAAACTTTTTTAATTTTGTTTAATGTTGGGTCAATTTTACTTTTTGCAAAAAATCTAATAGTATTTGTTAAAAAACTTCCTTCATAGGGTAATTCTAAAAGATCATATATTGAATTTAATCCAAAAACTTTACGATAAAAAGGACCAGTGATAATTAAATTTATTATTGTTTGGTCTCCCAAAAAGTCTTTAAACATCTTTACTAAATCAGATAAACTTTTTGAAGCTATTGATAAATCAAGATCGTTGATATCTTTTAAAAGAAAAATATTTTTTAATTGACTAATTATGTTTTGTTGAGAATTTTCTAAAGATTCTTTAATCTTTTTAATAATAGTTAGTAATTTAGGTATTAAACCATCATTACCAAAAAACTTAGCTTTAATAGTTATCATAGCTCAAAAACCACCTGATGTAATAATGGCTGTACCATTTTCAAAACTTACATTTCATTTTCCTAAAGGTTGGCCTGTTTCATTAAGTTTTGTTTTTATCGTGTCTATTATTTTATATTCTAGTGTTTCTCGAATATATTGATCATTAATAGATAATTCAGCAAATTTAATAAGAGTTCCTAAAGAATTTATAATAGTTGATAACTTACTTTCAAGTCAATTAACTATATCAATTATTAAGTTTCCAACCCCATTTTTTGAAACAATATTATCAGGATTAAAAATTTTGTTTTCATCAAATCTTTTAAAAATAAATTCATAAAATCTTTTAAAACTATTTTTGTCTTTTAACACTTTTGCTATACCATTAAACAAAATATTTAGATCAAGTTTATTTTGAGTTAGTGCTAAAAATTTATTATTATCGGCTTTTAATTTTAACAATTCACTTGGATTTTTAATTTCAGTATGAATTGTATAATATAGTCCAAAGAAAATT encodes:
- a CDS encoding STREFT protein, with protein sequence MLKFFKNNKWWVIILSVFALFFSSFGIFSKSYVESNKQKVVHKVENYIKASSYAVESRILKETENLNEDYLNQKIGKKPILDEFDNNFVWRPNNSKTTTTDTISDLWKTYFGLSSDILDDNLQIQYKDNKDNNKLKDIEHSKGEITPQNINFLLTISKSLERFLNGFAPSLASLGLSFLQNTILHDRDDPNFIKYKNGLNSFADVIENNKNILSFLAKVLTPADLEKDYYKDLTVNQALTKNINQIAAVISNNQEFESETDADKIPEALDKLLAELGLDSISQVIAELGDFENQTQNIKQIFTKIQNVFNPKNIEKIKQKAVELLKKATPYLTTYIYSEIFFGLYYTIHTEIKNPSELLKLKADNNKFLALTQNKLDLNILFNGIAKVLKDKNSFKRFYEFIFKRFDENKIFNPDNIVSKNGVGNLIIDIVNWLESKLSTIINSLGTLIKFAELSINDQYIRETLEYKIIDTIKTKLNETGQPLGKWNVSFENGTAIITSGGFWAMITIKAKFFGNDGLIPKLLTIIKKIKESLENSQQNIISQLKNIFLLKDINDLDLSIASKSLSDLVKMFKDFLGDQTIINLIITGPFYRKVFGLNSIYDLLELPYEGSFLTNTIRFFAKSKIDPTLNKIKKVSQTLQKYKFISKEENVKTEFSSYLEKLINHLKLYEKPRKIKVNLLDSLYSGDVTTDIAEKWIDFVLQDSKNKDNPFLPLIRIATKNEKLESLDEIKNKWMLKIKNVSQKIEKFKNISKIRDIKITIPELLLKHFGLEKMNNQTITQLLETLGKYLSEYSSKNPDKIVAINISSLGKILSALTIRVSVRYKKEQSDLNFLFDYDPKKDQTKTVLKALAYGFDTHDNSSDTGANAIKYRPRESYYNWDKIELYINGSNKPVSLYRSKLKDDLSYSPLHMLLGINPDKSSYLKDSIGYVIGTLFGGLTSNDPNYNLSIENKKDAVGILNVFNYFLDKKDIELKKREEQIAEQYYNKNAWSTKELNSNDNEINYELIRLKVSNTNRSKQLGNRFEVRLLKNKNNPYWKINRIIALNYKAA